One genomic window of Candidatus Thermoplasmatota archaeon includes the following:
- the prf1 gene encoding peptide chain release factor aRF-1 translates to MSQEIARYKFKRDLERIRDAKGRGTELISLYVPPDKQISDAMSYLRNEYSQSSNIKSKGTRKNVMAAIESIMSRLKVYKRPPENGVVFFIGHKSASADQTQMVQFVIEPPEPTPTFLYRCDSEFFVEPLLQMLEEKDTYGLIVVDRSEATVGFLRGRRIELVKNIQSLVPSKHSKGGQSARRFERLIEIAAHEFFTKVGNLANEAFLSEEGLNGILVGGPGATKDFFASKEYLHHELRKKLMDTFDTGYTDEYGLRELVEKAQNALSDLDLMREKKLIDRLLKEIKKPDAGLAVYGEQHVREALKLGAVDILLLSEGIERRRLDYICESCGAKESLSVDSVPHNKKCESCGETMVLDEEFDLLENIYNEAQAAGAKVEIVSTDSEEGQLLLKAFGGYAGILRYRVS, encoded by the coding sequence ATGAGCCAGGAGATAGCGAGATACAAGTTCAAAAGGGACCTCGAGAGGATCCGTGATGCAAAAGGTAGAGGTACCGAGCTCATCTCGCTCTACGTCCCGCCGGACAAGCAGATATCGGATGCGATGTCGTATCTCAGAAACGAGTACTCGCAGTCTTCGAACATCAAGTCGAAGGGTACGAGGAAGAACGTGATGGCCGCCATAGAGTCCATCATGAGCAGGTTGAAAGTCTACAAGAGGCCGCCTGAGAACGGGGTCGTCTTCTTCATCGGTCACAAGTCCGCGTCGGCCGACCAGACTCAGATGGTCCAGTTCGTGATAGAACCGCCCGAGCCGACACCGACGTTCCTGTACCGATGCGATTCGGAATTCTTCGTGGAACCGCTTCTCCAGATGCTGGAGGAGAAGGACACGTACGGGCTCATCGTTGTGGACAGAAGCGAGGCAACGGTGGGTTTCCTGAGAGGCAGAAGGATCGAACTCGTCAAGAACATCCAGTCGCTCGTTCCAAGCAAGCACAGCAAGGGAGGGCAATCGGCACGAAGGTTCGAGAGGCTGATTGAGATCGCCGCTCACGAGTTCTTCACGAAGGTCGGCAACCTGGCGAATGAGGCCTTCCTCTCTGAGGAGGGGCTGAACGGCATTCTTGTGGGAGGACCCGGAGCCACGAAAGATTTCTTCGCCTCCAAGGAATACCTCCATCACGAGCTCAGAAAAAAGCTCATGGACACGTTCGATACGGGCTACACTGACGAATACGGTCTGCGCGAACTCGTGGAGAAGGCTCAGAATGCGCTCTCCGACCTGGACCTGATGCGGGAGAAGAAGCTGATCGACAGGCTCCTGAAGGAGATAAAGAAACCGGATGCTGGTCTCGCGGTCTACGGTGAGCAACACGTTCGCGAGGCGCTGAAACTGGGCGCCGTCGACATACTGCTACTCTCCGAGGGCATTGAGAGGAGGAGGCTCGACTACATCTGCGAGAGCTGCGGAGCGAAGGAATCCCTGTCCGTCGACTCCGTCCCGCACAACAAGAAGTGCGAGAGTTGCGGCGAGACCATGGTCCTGGATGAGGAGTTTGACCTTCTCGAGAACATCTACAACGAGGCCCAGGCGGCGGGAGCGAAAGTTGAGATTGTGTCCACGGACTCGGAAGAGGGACAACTCCTGTTGAAGGCCTTCGGCGGGTACGCGGGAATCCTGAGATACAGGGTGAGCTGA
- the argS gene encoding arginine--tRNA ligase, with protein sequence MLRDPWAEIEDDLRDIRRKAEEKLAVEHLDIPLETPPEGLGDICFPAFQYSQALKASPEDSAERIVSAMDTGEYFSKHEAARGYVNSFIDWGKLTPQVVESILSLGPEFGCLEPKDERILLEHTSVNPTGPIHIGRSRNSIIGDTLARVLRRAGYDVTTEFLVNDTGRQMVVLTWATQNISEDELPKARRDKDDHLIVRYYQKAYEILESDTTLEKTIEDLVLRLDRGEEKIVRDVKAVAEKVMKGMVSTLKEIGVTLDSYFWESSTILDGSVHEVIESLKRSENAHSDAGAYYLDLESSGIHGWDARFFFTRKDGTSLYTTRDIAYHLGKFKRCDVAINVLGEDQKLGMKQLTLALDMMGVEKRPETVFYAFVSSPEGKMSTRSGTTVLLDDLIDESRARAAEEVKKRRPELSPERIESIANIVGTGAVRYNILRVQPEKKIVFKWEEALNFDGNTAPFIQYSHARACSILRKAPDRTGKDYGLLAHPSEIRLVNTLSRFPAVIRNCAGSLRVHSLASYAYDLSSDFNQFYRDCGVIRAESELRDARGALVECTKIVLVSCLDTMGIQAPEEM encoded by the coding sequence ATGTTGAGGGATCCCTGGGCGGAGATAGAGGATGACCTGAGGGACATCAGGCGCAAAGCCGAGGAGAAGCTGGCGGTTGAGCATCTTGACATACCGCTGGAGACCCCTCCAGAGGGCCTCGGGGACATCTGCTTTCCTGCCTTCCAGTACTCTCAGGCCCTCAAGGCCAGCCCGGAGGACAGCGCTGAGCGGATCGTCTCGGCGATGGACACGGGAGAGTACTTCTCAAAGCACGAGGCCGCGAGAGGATACGTCAACTCCTTCATCGACTGGGGAAAGCTCACGCCTCAGGTGGTCGAGTCCATCCTCTCGCTCGGACCTGAGTTCGGCTGTCTTGAGCCAAAGGACGAGAGGATCCTGCTGGAGCACACTAGCGTCAATCCCACGGGCCCCATCCACATCGGCCGTTCAAGGAACTCGATAATCGGGGACACCCTCGCACGCGTTCTGAGAAGGGCGGGTTACGACGTCACTACCGAGTTCTTGGTCAATGACACCGGGAGGCAGATGGTCGTTCTGACGTGGGCGACGCAGAACATCTCGGAAGATGAGCTCCCGAAGGCGCGAAGGGACAAGGATGACCATCTCATCGTGCGATACTACCAGAAGGCCTACGAGATACTGGAATCTGACACGACCCTTGAGAAGACGATCGAAGACCTCGTGCTCAGGCTCGACAGGGGCGAGGAGAAGATCGTCCGCGATGTGAAGGCGGTGGCGGAGAAGGTCATGAAAGGGATGGTCTCCACCCTCAAGGAGATCGGCGTGACCCTCGACTCGTACTTCTGGGAGTCCAGCACGATACTGGACGGCAGCGTCCATGAGGTTATCGAGTCCCTCAAGAGGTCGGAGAACGCTCACTCGGACGCGGGGGCCTACTACCTCGACCTCGAATCCTCCGGGATTCACGGGTGGGACGCCCGCTTCTTCTTCACAAGAAAGGACGGGACATCACTGTACACGACTCGAGACATCGCCTACCACCTCGGTAAGTTCAAGCGGTGCGATGTCGCGATAAACGTCCTCGGCGAGGACCAGAAACTGGGAATGAAGCAGCTAACGCTCGCCTTGGACATGATGGGGGTCGAGAAGAGGCCTGAGACGGTCTTCTACGCCTTCGTCTCCTCCCCCGAGGGGAAGATGTCCACCAGGAGCGGTACGACCGTGCTCTTGGACGATCTGATAGACGAATCGAGAGCCAGGGCGGCCGAGGAGGTGAAGAAGAGGAGGCCGGAGCTCTCTCCGGAGAGGATAGAGAGCATCGCCAACATCGTGGGAACGGGCGCCGTGCGGTACAACATCCTCAGGGTCCAGCCCGAGAAGAAGATAGTCTTCAAGTGGGAGGAGGCCTTGAACTTCGATGGGAACACCGCCCCGTTCATTCAATACTCTCACGCTCGAGCCTGCAGCATCCTGAGGAAGGCTCCAGATAGAACGGGGAAGGACTACGGACTCCTCGCACACCCGTCCGAGATACGGCTGGTGAACACGCTGAGCAGGTTTCCCGCCGTAATCCGAAACTGTGCGGGGAGCCTGAGAGTGCATTCGCTGGCGTCTTACGCCTATGACCTGTCGTCCGATTTCAACCAGTTCTACCGCGACTGCGGAGTGATCCGTGCAGAGTCAGAGCTGCGGGATGCAAGGGGTGCCCTCGTGGAGTGTACAAAGATAGTCCTGGTGAGCTGCCTCGACACGATGGGAATTCAAGCTCCAGAGGAGATGTGA
- the thiD gene encoding bifunctional hydroxymethylpyrimidine kinase/phosphomethylpyrimidine kinase, translating into MIAALTVAGSDSSGGAGVLADTKAFASVDVHGCAVLTSVTAQNTQTVRSIHPLPVSLIEEQFAAVLTDLDVKAAKTGMLYSGEIVSVVSSALKDKGFPIVVDPVLVSTVGEPLHSTGLVDSLKRELIPMADLLTPNIHEASALAGIAVENMEDVRKACSILHGLGSENVLVKGGHFGDDATDVLFDGSTYVEFRGHRFEGDVHGSGCAFSALIAANLARQMGMEESVRRAKRRISLGFQFGYEIGKGARVINTHHVVDRYSVWKDLFDAIESLKSLLPAENVPEVGMNFGYALPLATDASEVCALRGRLIRVGDSVGSTGCPDFGASTHVARIILAAAEFNPLIRSAINLKYREETLHSCEAADLVVASFDRSKEPEGVSSMEWGTRQAMSDSGSVPDVIYDEGAKGKEPMIRLLGRNPADVLSKLKKII; encoded by the coding sequence ATGATAGCAGCTCTCACGGTCGCTGGTAGCGATTCCTCCGGAGGTGCCGGTGTTCTAGCTGACACAAAGGCATTCGCGTCCGTGGATGTGCACGGATGCGCTGTTCTGACATCCGTTACCGCGCAGAACACGCAGACGGTACGAAGCATCCATCCACTTCCCGTTTCCCTGATCGAGGAGCAGTTCGCCGCTGTTCTCACAGATCTCGACGTCAAGGCCGCCAAAACCGGAATGCTATACTCGGGCGAGATCGTGTCCGTGGTTTCCAGCGCCTTGAAGGACAAGGGCTTCCCCATTGTAGTGGATCCGGTCCTTGTCTCTACCGTGGGCGAACCACTTCACTCGACCGGACTTGTGGACAGTCTGAAAAGGGAACTGATTCCCATGGCGGACCTCCTCACTCCCAACATCCACGAGGCATCTGCCCTGGCCGGTATCGCGGTCGAGAACATGGAAGATGTGAGGAAGGCCTGTTCGATTCTCCATGGCCTGGGCTCTGAGAACGTCCTCGTGAAGGGCGGCCACTTCGGCGATGACGCCACGGACGTCCTCTTCGACGGCAGCACATACGTGGAGTTCAGGGGGCATCGGTTCGAGGGGGACGTGCATGGAAGCGGATGTGCCTTCTCCGCCCTGATCGCTGCCAATCTTGCGCGGCAGATGGGCATGGAAGAGAGTGTCAGACGGGCGAAAAGGAGGATATCTCTCGGGTTCCAGTTCGGCTATGAGATCGGGAAAGGCGCGAGGGTCATCAATACTCACCATGTCGTGGACAGATACTCGGTATGGAAGGATCTGTTCGATGCGATCGAGAGTCTGAAGTCCCTTCTCCCCGCCGAAAACGTCCCAGAAGTCGGCATGAACTTCGGATACGCTCTCCCCCTCGCGACGGACGCCAGTGAGGTGTGCGCCCTCAGAGGAAGGCTCATCAGGGTCGGTGACAGTGTTGGAAGTACTGGATGTCCCGATTTCGGCGCAAGCACGCACGTTGCGAGGATAATACTGGCAGCCGCTGAGTTCAATCCGTTGATAAGGAGTGCGATAAACTTAAAATACAGGGAGGAAACTTTGCATTCGTGTGAAGCGGCTGACCTAGTGGTGGCGAGCTTCGACCGATCCAAAGAGCCTGAAGGTGTATCCTCCATGGAATGGGGAACGAGACAAGCGATGAGTGATTCGGGCTCGGTTCCCGATGTCATATACGACGAGGGTGCGAAGGGCAAGGAACCCATGATTCGTCTGCTAGGAAGGAATCCGGCGGACGTTCTGTCGAAGCTCAAGAAGATCATCTGA
- a CDS encoding glycosyltransferase, which yields MRIGLFTDTYLPTVDGVVNSLLTTRKTLEGMGHDVFVCAPEDKKNGNPPDEKAIYCKAREFKKYPGYRMAKVFSDRLTLAMRDYEPDLMHSHGVAVVGMKSMWASRELRVPYVLTFHTMVLDALNYYSPLKLNVSFVGWLVRRYLRFFLHRCRGVVVPTSAIAREVRALAPRVKMMEVIPTGIDTKRFNTNVSGREVREAWDLDGNDVVLHVGRLSPEKNVNTLLGAFYLVKKEKPEAKLMFVGSGPDMDNCQRHAHKLGLDDDVIFAGFIDDEMLPNYYAACDAFAITSKFETQGLVVLEAMATGKCVAGVNFRAIPEFVKDGETGFLFEPDNPFDCSRAVIRALEFNGGLKTETRRMAERYSVETCTEKLVKFYETLIENAK from the coding sequence ATGAGAATAGGGCTGTTCACGGACACATACCTGCCAACGGTGGACGGTGTAGTGAATTCTTTGTTGACGACGAGGAAGACCCTTGAAGGGATGGGCCACGACGTCTTCGTGTGTGCTCCTGAGGACAAGAAGAACGGCAATCCACCCGACGAAAAAGCGATATACTGCAAGGCGAGGGAGTTCAAGAAATATCCAGGGTACAGGATGGCGAAGGTGTTCAGCGACAGGCTCACCCTGGCAATGAGGGACTACGAGCCAGATCTCATGCACAGCCACGGCGTCGCCGTTGTTGGGATGAAGAGCATGTGGGCGTCGAGAGAGCTGCGGGTGCCGTACGTCCTCACGTTCCACACGATGGTCCTGGACGCGCTCAATTACTACTCGCCACTGAAGCTGAACGTTTCATTCGTGGGCTGGCTTGTTCGGCGCTACCTCAGGTTCTTCCTTCACAGGTGCCGGGGCGTTGTCGTGCCGACGTCCGCGATCGCCCGAGAGGTGAGGGCGCTTGCGCCCCGGGTCAAGATGATGGAGGTAATTCCCACAGGGATAGACACGAAGAGGTTCAACACGAATGTGTCCGGACGAGAGGTTCGAGAGGCATGGGACCTCGATGGAAACGACGTGGTCCTCCACGTCGGACGGCTGTCGCCGGAGAAGAACGTGAACACGCTCCTGGGCGCGTTCTATCTCGTCAAGAAGGAGAAGCCAGAGGCCAAGCTGATGTTCGTGGGATCTGGACCCGATATGGACAACTGTCAGAGGCACGCCCACAAACTAGGGCTCGATGACGATGTGATATTCGCGGGATTCATCGACGACGAGATGCTACCGAACTACTACGCCGCCTGTGATGCTTTCGCGATCACATCGAAATTCGAGACGCAGGGCCTCGTCGTCTTGGAGGCCATGGCCACAGGGAAATGTGTTGCTGGAGTCAACTTCCGAGCGATTCCCGAGTTCGTGAAGGACGGAGAGACGGGATTCCTCTTCGAGCCGGATAATCCGTTCGACTGCTCCAGAGCGGTCATACGTGCCCTTGAGTTCAACGGTGGCCTGAAGACGGAAACCAGGCGAATGGCCGAGAGATACTCTGTGGAGACGTGCACCGAGAAGCTCGTGAAGTTCTACGAGACCCTAATCGAGAATGCCAAATAG
- the thpR gene encoding RNA 2',3'-cyclic phosphodiesterase, translating to MSFRAFISVDLDPNPLIENFSKALQGTGARLKAVRIEQIHMTLKFLGPTDEGLVPKIESIMKEAVTGVKPFEIGFKGTGAFPNMNYIKVVWIGLVNSDPLADVSKFLNDEMAPLGFKREGRGFSPHVTVGRLKGSKGKEMIQEILSKTKAADFGAQMVDGLKLKKSVLETTGPIYSTIAEVPFPTD from the coding sequence GTGTCTTTCCGGGCATTCATCTCCGTTGATCTCGATCCCAACCCGCTCATCGAGAACTTCTCCAAGGCGCTTCAGGGCACAGGCGCGCGGCTGAAGGCTGTCCGAATCGAACAAATCCACATGACGCTCAAGTTCCTCGGTCCTACCGATGAGGGACTGGTGCCCAAGATCGAGAGTATCATGAAGGAGGCCGTGACCGGCGTCAAGCCGTTCGAGATCGGGTTCAAGGGGACGGGCGCGTTTCCCAACATGAACTACATCAAGGTCGTGTGGATAGGCCTTGTGAACTCCGACCCGCTGGCGGATGTCTCGAAGTTTCTGAACGACGAGATGGCGCCGCTGGGTTTCAAGCGGGAAGGCAGGGGGTTCTCTCCTCACGTGACCGTCGGCAGACTCAAGGGAAGCAAGGGCAAGGAGATGATTCAGGAGATACTCTCGAAGACGAAGGCCGCCGACTTCGGTGCTCAGATGGTCGACGGACTGAAGCTCAAGAAGAGTGTGTTGGAAACGACCGGTCCGATATATTCGACGATAGCAGAAGTGCCCTTCCCCACTGATTGA
- the pyrH gene encoding UMP kinase, translating into MERVVVSIGGSILDYEDISFLRDLGRTLRDAGRKVKLFIVAGGGKVSRSYIEAGRELGASERYLDLMGIRATRINAMLLSAAIGEEANPFPPASYSGVIQEAKERRIVVMGGTRPGRTTDGVAARLAQKVDADRLVNASNVDGVYTKDPRRFRDARRIGRMTHDDLIALSSGTAGKAGPNVIFDIVGARIIKKAGIALLVLDGRDLSSLRGAILGKRFKGTEVS; encoded by the coding sequence ATGGAGAGGGTTGTAGTATCCATTGGCGGCTCGATTCTCGACTACGAGGACATCTCTTTTCTCAGGGATCTCGGGCGCACACTGCGCGATGCGGGTCGCAAGGTCAAGCTCTTCATCGTCGCGGGCGGTGGGAAGGTCTCGAGATCCTACATCGAGGCGGGGAGAGAACTGGGCGCGAGCGAGAGATACCTCGACCTCATGGGAATCAGAGCCACGAGAATCAATGCGATGCTCCTGAGCGCCGCGATCGGGGAAGAGGCCAATCCCTTCCCGCCAGCCTCCTACTCCGGGGTCATCCAAGAAGCGAAGGAGAGGAGAATCGTCGTCATGGGCGGTACGCGCCCCGGAAGGACGACCGACGGTGTTGCAGCCAGGCTGGCGCAGAAGGTCGACGCGGACAGGCTCGTCAACGCGTCCAACGTGGATGGCGTCTACACGAAGGACCCCAGGCGGTTCCGGGACGCCCGGCGGATAGGCAGGATGACGCATGACGACCTCATCGCTCTCTCCAGCGGGACGGCGGGGAAAGCGGGTCCGAACGTGATTTTTGACATCGTCGGCGCTCGGATAATCAAGAAGGCAGGCATCGCTCTGCTTGTCCTGGACGGGAGGGATCTGTCATCCCTGCGGGGCGCAATCCTCGGGAAGAGGTTCAAAGGAACGGAAGTGTCCTAG